The Arachis hypogaea cultivar Tifrunner chromosome 14, arahy.Tifrunner.gnm2.J5K5, whole genome shotgun sequence genome has a segment encoding these proteins:
- the LOC112743689 gene encoding ethylene-overproduction protein 1 yields MQNNIFTSIRSLKIIDACKGTQVHVLDTSPSAAGASADGGGVENLHHQHLLHDQAKAHTQTKQGRSFQTTTAASTKAAACDVVLESLLLLPHGLPTSELLEPSIEPSLKSLDFVKTLAEVYRRVENCDQLAKSEAFLEEAAIFRGLQDPKLFRQSLRSARRHAVEVNDKVVLSSWLRYERREDELVGSSAIDCCGGNLECPRSSLIPGYDPESVLDRCSCSGREVIGSDDKELLEECSTSNDDVELWFCIGDSEIRCRRHCMASLSRPFEAMLHGEFLDSRREKINFSMNGISVEAMEAAEVFSRTRRLNGFTPNVVLELLSFANKFCCDEMKSACDAHLASLVCGMDDAMLLIDYALEEAAHLLVAACLQVFLRELPSSMQRANVVKLFCSPEGRDRLAMARHASFLLYYFLSQVAMEGELKSDKTVMLLERLGECAVKGWQKQLAYHQLGVVLLERKEYKDAQRWFEAAVEAGHIYSLVGVARAKYKRGHTYSSYKMVNSLISDYKPVGWMYQERSLYCIGKEKMADLVATTELDPTLSFPYKYRAVCLLEEKNIGAAISEINKIIGFKVSPDCLEFRAWFLIAVKDYEGALRDVRAILTLDPNYMMFHGNMRGDHLVELLRPVAQQWSQADCWIQLYDRWSSVDDIGSLAVVHKMLENDPGKSILRFRQSLLLLRLNSQKAAMRSLRLARNHSTFAHERLVYEGWILYDTGCREEALAKAEESISIRRSFEAFFLKAYVLADSSLDSESSKCVIDLLEEALRCPSDVLRKGQALNNLGSVYVDCEKLDLAANCYLHALDIKHTRAHQGLARVYHLKNQNEAAYDEMTKLIAKAQNNSSAYEKRSEYCDRDMAKNDLNMATQLDPLRTYPYKYRAAVLMDDHKEDEAIVELSRAINFKPDLQLLHLRAAFYDSMGDYASTVQDCEAALCLDPGHSETLDLRNKAREQINEQK; encoded by the exons ATGCAGAACAACATCTTCACTTCGATTCGGAGCTTGAAGATCATCGACGCTTGTAAAGGCACTCAGGTCCACGTGCTTGATACTTCTCCCTCCGCCGCCGGAGCCTCCGCAGACGGTGGCGGCGTTGAGAATCTTCATCACCAGCACCTCCTTCACGATCAAGCCAAAGCCCACACCCAAACCAAACAGGGTCGGAGCTTCCAAACCACAACAGCAGCATCAACAAAGGCAGCAGCATGCGATGTCGTTTTGGAGAGCCTCCTCCTTCTTCCTCACGGCCTGCCTACCTCTGAGCTTCTAGAACCTTCCATCGAGCCTTCTCTGAAGTCCCTCGATTTCGTGAAAACGCTTGCCGAGGTTTATCGGAGAGTCGAGAATTGTGACCAATTGGCGAAATCGGAGGCGTTTTTGGAGGAGGCAGCTATTTTCCGTGGGCTGCAGGACCCCAAGCTGTTCCGGCAGAGCCTCCGGTCGGCGCGGCGGCATGCTGTAGAGGTGAACGACAAGGTTGTGCTCTCGTCGTGGCTTCGGTACGAGAGGAGAGAGGACGAGCTCGTTGGATCGTCGGCAATAGATTGTTGTGGAGGAAACCTTGAATGCCCCAGGTCAAGCTTAATTCCAGGCTATGATCCTGAGTCAGTGTTAGATCGGTGTTCATGTTCGGGTAGAGAAGTTATTGGTAGTGATGATAAAGAGCTTTTAGAGGAATGTTCAACTtccaatgatgatgttgaattgTGGTTTTGCATTGGTGATAGTGAAATTAGGTGTAGGAGACACTGTATGGCATCACTTTCGAGGCCGTTTGAGGCAATGTTGCATGGCGAATTCCTCGACTCTAGGAGGGAGAAGATAAACTTCTCAATGAATGGGATTTCTGTTGAGGCAATGGAGGCTGCTGAGGTTTTTAGTAGGACTAGGAGGCTGAATGGGTTTACACCTAATGTTGTTCTAGAGTTGCTTTCATTTGCAAACAAGTTTTGCTGTGATGAGATGAAGTCTGCGTGTGATGCTCATCTGGCTTCTCTGGTGTGTGGCATGGATGATGCCATGTTGCTGATTGACTATGCGCTAGAGGAGGCCGCGCATCTGCTTGTGGCAGCTTGTTTGCAGGTTTTTTTGAGAGAGCTACCCAGTTCGATGCAGCGTGCAAATGTTGTTAAATTGTTTTGTAGTCCAGAGGGTAGGGATAGATTGGCTATGGCTCGGCATGCGTCATTTttgttgtattattttttaaGCCAGGTTGCAATGGAGGGAGAGTTGAAGTCTGATAAGACTGTGATGCTATTGGAAAGACTAGGAGAGTGCGCAGTGAAAGGTTGGCAGAAGCAGCTAGCTTATCACCAATTAGGTGTTGTATTGCTTGAGAGGAAAGAATACAAGGATGCACAGCGTTGGTTTGAGGCTGCCGTTGAGGCAGGACATATTTATTCATTAGTTGGTGTTGCAAGGGCCAAGTATAAGCGTGGTCACACATATTCATCGTACAAGATGGTAAACTCGCTTATTTCTGATTATAAACCAGTTGGCTGGATGTATCAAGAAAGGTCTTTGTATTGCATTGGGAAGGAGAAAATGGCAGACTTGGTCGCTACCACTGAATTAGATCCAACTCTTTCATTTCCATATAAATACCGGGCTGTTTGTTTGCTGGAGGAGAAAAATATCGGAGCTGCCATTTCggaaatcaataaaataattggATTCAAGGTTTCTCCAGACTGCCTTGAATTCAGAGCATGGTTCTTGATTGCTGTCAAGGACTATGAAGGGGCTCTACGAGATGTCAGGGCAATCTTGACATTGGATCCAAACTATATGATGTTCCATGGGAATATGCGTGGTGACCACTTGGTAGAGCTCCTCCGCCCTGTTGCTCAGCAGTGGAGCCAAGCTGATTGCTGGATACAGTTGTATGATAGATGGTCTTCTGTTGATGATATTGGTTCTTTGGCTGTTGTACATAAGATGTTAGAAAATGACCCTGGGAAAAGTATTTTACGTTTTCGGCAATCTCTCCTCCTGTTAAG GTTAAATTCTCAAAAGGCAGCCATGCGTAGCTTACGCCTAGCTAGAAATCATTCCACTTTTGCACATGAAAGACTTGTCTATGAAGGATGGATATTGTATGATACCGGTTGTCGTGAAGAGGCATTAGCCAAGGCTGAGGAGTCCATTTCTATACGAAGATCATTTGAAGCTTTCTTTCTCAAAGCTTATGTATTAGCTGACTCAAGTCTTGATTCTGAGTCGTCAAAGTGTGTGATCGATCTCTTGGAGGAAGCTCTTAGATGTCCTTCAGATGTCCTTCGTAAAGGACAA GCACTAAATAATTTAGGGAGTGTTTACGTAGATTGTGAAAAGCTGGACCTTGCTGCCAACTGCTACTTGCATGCCCTCGATATCAAGCATACACGAGCACATCAGGGTTTGGCACGTGTATATCATCTTAAAAATCAGAACGAAGCTGCATATGACGAGATGACAAAGCTAATTGCAAAGGCCCAAAACAATTCATCAGCTTATGAGAAGCGTTCAGAATATTGTGATCGTGATATGGCAAAGAATGATCTTAACATGGCAACACAGTTGGATCCTCTACGGACTTATCCTTACAAATATAGGGCAGCAG TTTTGATGGATGATCACAAGGAAGATGAAGCAATAGTGGAGCTTTCAAGGGCCATCAATTTCAAGCCAGATCTGCAACTTTTGCATCTTCGAGCAGCATTTTATGATTCAATGGGTGATTATGCTTCTACTGTCCAGGATTGTGAAGCTGCCCTTTGTCTTGATCCTGGCCATTCTGAGACATTAGATCTCCGCAATAAAGCACGAGAGCAAATTAATGAACAAAAGTGA
- the LOC112742910 gene encoding uncharacterized protein, producing MEEQAEQNIMTMDLECRRMLNFNAPLLSTRRLANSVVAGTSLSMLQSTSIPFSWEQAPGKPKNQERSNNIHDRDVETPRLQLPPCLQHLPRAAAEADLGNAVLSFDQDDGCDGDDDDDDDNENKKNSEVYSDAMELFSLSEALDIVVQQSETNHSSSNDVLRLKLSESNVDQCSSYMINRFLPDATALAASSSAHFPNNGYNKKGCDTCSNSRHSYASSPKGCGLQLLFPWRMKHKLCAIKSPVMTCSTKVQKHQQSLKNKKHCSSVHKTSKSIKGDI from the coding sequence ATGGAAGAACAAGCAGAACAAAATATTATGACAATGGATTTGGAATGCCGCAGAATGTTAAACTTCAATGCACCCCTTCTATCAACAAGGCGTCTTGCTAATTCAGTTGTTGCAGGTACATCACTTAGTATGTTACAAAGCACAAGTATTCCATTTTCATGGGAGCAAGCCCCAGGCAAGCCGAAAAACCAAGAGAGGAGCAATAACATCCACGACCGAGATGTAGAAACGCCTCGGCTCCAATTACCACCTTGCCTTCAGCATCTTCCAAGAGCAGCAGCTGAAGCTGACTTAGGTAATGCTGTTCTTTCATTTGATCAAGATGATGGTTGTGATGGTGATGATGACGACGATGATGACAATGAGAACAAGAAGAATAGTGAAGTTTATTCAGATGCTATGGAACTTTTTTCTTTATCAGAGGCATTAGACATTGTTGTCCAACAATCAGAGACAAATCACAGTAGCAGCAATGATGTGTTGAGATTAAAGCTTTCAGAATCTAATGTTGATCAATGTTCAAGCTATATGATTAATCGCTTTCTCCCTGATGCCACTGCATTGGCAGCATCATCTTCTGCACATTTTCCAAACAATGGTTACAACAAGAAAGGTTGTGATACTTGCAGTAATTCAAGGCACTCATATGCTTCTTCTCCAAAGGGTTGTGGCCTTCAACTTCTGTTCCCTTGGCGTATGAAGCACAAGCTTTGTGCTATAAAGAGCCCTGTGATGACATGCTCCACAAAAGTGCAGAAGCATCAGCAGAGTTtgaaaaacaagaagcattgttcATCAGTTCACAAGACTAGTAAAAGTATCAAAGGAGATATttga
- the LOC112742911 gene encoding scarecrow-like protein 26, giving the protein MMQSNEILQSPSSLFDEPYYYYGLSSMDEDGDDYGFSAIFNTCSSENTIFTNEYDHHIQYTIDDETLQLQPLIHDFPMKFHDLTHQFLESEGSIIPSQEAYSPTQSFNSDMSSSSSTPLNLPQPNTQIENHLILPHLVDAIGEALENRHKALAEEILRCISNKLSPLSQTVDERLHFYMSLATAANNGDYLKGEALKNSDAAFRAFYQGTPFGKFAHFVALSAIIENMPPDCDAVHVVDSYMGIGIQWIPMIEAMARRNITQFKLTSISSGHHQQGHDGNSTTPWISEETKRHLYEHARSWGLNLKVEEKGIEELVSELKNVKKSGGSGIREFLAFNCMLNLPHMANRSSRKQAMEFLKLAKDLINGSGNKGIITFGDGDAFEKLKTSMNFKAFFDGHLVHYHALMESIESCFPTSFSEARTLIESLFVAPHVSPFAWLQNWQEMERDSCHVPGETEIGLEGCRLSTSILMEVREMLRGSGGSYETRIEGQNGNEIVLAWKGTELVRVSAWRN; this is encoded by the coding sequence atgatgcAGTCTAATGAGATTCTTCAATCTCCATCCTCACTCTTTGATGAGCCATATTATTATTATGGGTTGAGTAGCATGGATGAAGATGGTGATGATTATGGATTCAGTGCCATATTCAACACTTGTTCATCAGAAAACACCATCTTCACGAATGAATATGATCATCACATTCAATACACAATCGATGATGAAACCTTGCAACTCCAACCCTTGATCCATGATTTCCCAATGAAATTCCACGATCTGACTCACCAGTTTCTTGAGAGTGAAGGAAGCATCATCCCTTCACAAGAAGCATATAGTCCCACCCAGTCATTCAATTCAGACATGTCCTCATCATCATCGACACCACTGAACTTGCCTCAACCGAACACGCAAATCGAGAACCACTTGATCCTTCCGCACTTGGTGGACGCCATTGGAGAAGCCTTGGAGAATCGACACAAAGCGCTCGCTGAAGAGATCTTGAGATGCATCAGCAACAAACTCAGCCCTCTCTCCCAAACCGTTGACGAGCGCCTCCACTTTTACATGTCGCTAGCAACCGCCGCAAACAACGGAGACTATTTGAAAGGGGAAGCCTTGAAGAACTCTGACGCTGCTTTCAGGGCATTCTATCAAGGAACCCCTTTCGGCAAATTCGCTCACTTTGTGGCCCTTTCTGCAATTATTGAAAACATGCCGCCAGACTGTGATGCCGTACACGTGGTGGACTCTTACatgggaattgggatccaatGGATTCCAATGATTGAGGCCATGGCTCGGAGGAACATAACACAATTCAAATTGACATCAATCAGTTCCGGTCATCATCAGCAAGGGCATGATGGTAATTCCACTACTCCTTGGATTTCTGAGGAAACTAAGAGGCATCTCTATGAGCATGCAAGATCGTGGGGATTGAATCTGAAGGTGGaggaaaagggaattgaggaactTGTTAGTGAGTTGAAGAATGTGAAGAAAAGTGGTGGCAGTGGCATCAGAGAGTTTTTGGCCTTCAATTGCATGCTTAACCTGCCACATATGGCCAATAGAAGCAGCAGAAAACAAGCCATGGAATTTCTGAAGCTGGCTAAGGATTTGATCAATGGCTCTGGGAACAAGGGAATCATCACTTTTGGTGATGGTGATGCGTTTGAGAAACTCAAGACCAGCATGAATTTCAAGGCATTCTTTGATGGTCATTTGGTGCATTACCATGCCTTAATGGAATCAATTGAGTCATGTTTCCCAACAAGTTTCTCAGAGGCAAGGACTCTTATAGAGTCCCTATTTGTGGCGCCTCATGTGTCTCCTTTTGCTTGGTTACAAAATTGGCAAGAGATGGAGAGGGATTCTTGCCATGTTCCTGGGGAAACTGAAATTGGACTAGAAGGTTGCAGATTGAGCACAAGCATTTTAATGGAAGTAAGAGAAATGTTGAGAGGTAGTGGAGGTTCGTATGAGACAAGGATTGAAGGGCAAAATGGGAATGAAATTGTTCTGGCATGGAAAGGAACAGAACTAGTGAGAGTTTCTGCTTGGAGAAACTAA